A genomic region of Gemmata massiliana contains the following coding sequences:
- a CDS encoding 7-cyano-7-deazaguanine synthase: MASDQNSAGVPWPPSNPRAALAVLVSGGSDSAILLAEAVRAYPAVFPLYVRTGLHWEEVEREHLDRFLEAVRAPALRPLRVLDEPIRDVYGAHWSVSGEGAPGADSPDEAVFLPGRNVLLLAKPLLWCHLNGVPEIATAPLGANPFPDATPQFYDNFAATVSSAVNGSVRVLRPFAALHKVDVLRRGRGLPLEHTFSCLRPVNGLHCGACNKCAERQHGFRDAEMPDPTRYAG; this comes from the coding sequence GTGGCGTCTGACCAAAACTCCGCGGGTGTGCCGTGGCCGCCGAGCAATCCGCGCGCGGCACTCGCCGTTCTTGTGAGCGGCGGGTCCGATAGCGCGATCCTGCTTGCCGAAGCCGTTCGCGCGTATCCCGCGGTGTTCCCGCTCTACGTTCGCACCGGATTACACTGGGAAGAAGTTGAGAGAGAACACCTCGATCGCTTCCTGGAAGCCGTTCGCGCACCAGCACTTCGCCCACTCCGCGTCCTGGATGAACCGATTCGCGATGTGTACGGTGCCCACTGGAGTGTGTCGGGCGAGGGCGCGCCCGGCGCCGATTCACCCGACGAAGCCGTGTTTCTTCCCGGGCGCAACGTACTGCTGCTCGCCAAGCCGCTCCTCTGGTGCCACCTGAACGGCGTACCGGAGATCGCCACCGCGCCGCTCGGCGCGAACCCGTTTCCCGATGCGACCCCACAGTTCTACGATAACTTTGCGGCGACCGTGAGTTCCGCCGTGAACGGGAGCGTCCGCGTACTCCGCCCCTTCGCCGCGCTCCATAAGGTGGATGTGCTGCGGCGCGGACGCGGGTTGCCGCTCGAACACACGTTCTCGTGCCTCCGGCCCGTCAACGGATTGCACTGCGGGGCGTGCAATAAGTGCGCGGAACGTCAGCACGGATTCCGCGACGCCGAGATGCCCGACCCCACGCGGTACGCGGGCTAA
- a CDS encoding zinc ribbon domain-containing protein, giving the protein MAVELRCPDCRAKLRLPEAPDAGTEVECPKCGTVFAAPEPEDAGEEEVLKKKKKPARDDEDDGDRSEKKEKKKKTKLKADPSVPRKRKAKKRETNKVLLFGVVGIGLVMLMVVGGMLYWLLGRTPKSVEMMYYIPEDCETAQGLNLGHAQKYPELYKSLSGTFQNTEFKAAADAFARVLGSSDGDALMEYVVFGTSIRNGGATVIRTKTEIDGTQLGKLPGAQQKTLGSGTYYLVDGFRGGAKVRVFSPTSRLIAFCSTDVPEGVFQKMLNGHADSRDKTFGVRAGTLGKRLTKGTFWGMTLFQGENKPPAAASGAQGGNNDDANAQFGRTQADALSGAKGAGGKASIGSREIRFEIVIWCGDSDKSSNMSKKWKESDLGKGDEGTPPKWWKEQVDSMGKKIGAQMLANIGFGSSGELFFAKSAVDTVDLKDAISSLTSKVTGRAGGGGGGGPPGGPPGGPGGPPGGPGRPPKGRRKWARR; this is encoded by the coding sequence ATGGCCGTTGAACTCCGTTGCCCGGATTGCCGGGCGAAACTCCGTCTGCCAGAGGCGCCCGACGCCGGAACCGAGGTCGAGTGCCCGAAGTGCGGCACCGTGTTCGCTGCGCCGGAACCGGAAGACGCGGGCGAAGAAGAAGTTTTAAAGAAAAAGAAGAAGCCCGCGCGGGACGACGAGGACGACGGCGATCGGAGTGAAAAGAAGGAAAAAAAGAAGAAAACGAAGCTCAAAGCCGACCCGAGCGTCCCGCGCAAGCGCAAGGCCAAGAAGCGCGAGACGAACAAGGTGCTCCTGTTCGGCGTGGTCGGCATCGGGCTCGTGATGCTCATGGTCGTGGGCGGGATGCTGTACTGGCTCCTCGGGCGCACGCCCAAATCCGTCGAGATGATGTACTACATCCCGGAGGACTGCGAAACGGCACAGGGGTTGAATCTGGGGCACGCCCAAAAGTATCCGGAACTCTACAAGAGCCTCTCGGGGACGTTCCAGAACACCGAGTTCAAGGCCGCGGCCGACGCCTTCGCGCGGGTTCTGGGATCGAGCGACGGCGACGCGCTCATGGAGTACGTCGTATTCGGCACCTCCATCCGGAACGGTGGTGCTACGGTTATCCGCACCAAGACAGAAATCGACGGTACCCAACTCGGGAAATTGCCCGGCGCCCAACAGAAGACCCTTGGCAGTGGTACCTACTATCTCGTCGACGGGTTCCGAGGGGGCGCCAAGGTGCGCGTCTTCTCCCCAACCAGCCGCCTGATCGCGTTCTGTTCGACGGATGTGCCAGAAGGCGTGTTTCAGAAGATGCTCAACGGACACGCCGATAGCCGGGACAAAACGTTCGGTGTCCGGGCCGGCACGCTGGGTAAACGGCTCACAAAAGGCACGTTCTGGGGGATGACCCTCTTCCAGGGCGAGAACAAGCCGCCGGCCGCAGCTTCAGGTGCCCAGGGCGGAAACAACGACGACGCCAACGCTCAGTTCGGGCGCACCCAAGCCGACGCCCTCAGTGGCGCAAAAGGCGCGGGGGGGAAGGCGAGCATCGGGAGCCGCGAGATCCGGTTCGAGATCGTTATTTGGTGCGGCGACAGTGATAAGTCGTCGAACATGTCCAAGAAGTGGAAAGAGAGCGACCTCGGCAAGGGTGACGAAGGGACGCCACCGAAATGGTGGAAGGAACAAGTCGATAGCATGGGCAAGAAGATCGGGGCACAGATGCTTGCGAACATTGGGTTCGGTTCGTCGGGCGAACTCTTCTTCGCCAAATCCGCGGTCGACACTGTCGACCTCAAAGACGCGATCAGCAGCCTCACGAGCAAAGTCACGGGGCGAGCGGGCGGTGGGGGCGGTGGTGGACCTCCGGGAGGCCCCCCAGGTGGTCCCGGTGGCCCTCCGGGTGGTCCCGGGCGTCCGCCCAAAGGTCGGCGCAAGTGGGCGCGCCGGTGA
- a CDS encoding HD domain-containing protein produces the protein MTPADVLTRIDRLFAERGDVEYHGEAVTQLEHALQAAHFAEQDGQPAEWIAAALLHDIGHFLHGHGEDYLDQGINDRHEDLGARFLAHAFGPAVTEPIRLHVPAKRYLASGKHPGYPGLLSPASVRSLELQGGPMTVAEIGAFEAHPYFAAAAKVREYDDRAKIVGLATPPYSHFRTYLEATLRATN, from the coding sequence ATGACGCCCGCGGACGTGCTGACCCGCATCGACCGATTGTTTGCCGAGCGCGGGGACGTTGAGTATCACGGCGAGGCGGTCACGCAGCTCGAACACGCGCTGCAAGCGGCCCACTTCGCGGAACAGGACGGGCAACCCGCGGAGTGGATCGCTGCCGCCCTCCTCCACGACATCGGGCATTTCCTGCACGGCCACGGCGAAGACTACCTCGATCAGGGCATCAACGATCGGCACGAGGATCTCGGTGCGCGGTTCCTGGCTCACGCATTCGGGCCGGCGGTAACGGAACCGATCCGCTTGCACGTCCCCGCGAAGCGCTACCTCGCGAGCGGTAAGCACCCGGGCTATCCGGGGCTCCTCTCGCCCGCGTCCGTCCGCAGTTTGGAACTTCAAGGCGGGCCGATGACTGTCGCAGAAATTGGCGCGTTCGAGGCGCACCCGTACTTCGCCGCTGCCGCGAAGGTTCGCGAATACGACGATCGTGCGAAGATCGTGGGACTGGCGACGCCCCCGTACTCGCACTTCCGCACCTACCTGGAGGCCACGCTCCGTGCCACCAACTGA
- the phnX gene encoding phosphonoacetaldehyde hydrolase, translated as MPPTEIKLVVLDWAGTTIDYGCLAPTGAFVEAFASKGVDVTLAEARGPMGLHKKDHIRAMLRTEIVGGKWRAAVGRDWAESDVEELYRSVTPLQVAAAEKYSGLIAGVPAVADALRAKGLKVAASTGYFHEAAAVVRSAAKRQGFEPDFNICADDVLAGRPAPWMIFRCMETLSVYPPAAVVKVGDTVIDIEDGRNAGCWSVGVIDSSNEMGLSEAEFRSLTETERNARRKDITERYQKAGAHAVLHAITDLPALIGDLNARLARGERP; from the coding sequence GTGCCACCAACTGAAATCAAGCTCGTCGTGCTCGACTGGGCGGGGACCACTATCGATTACGGGTGCCTGGCGCCCACCGGCGCGTTCGTCGAAGCGTTCGCCTCGAAGGGCGTCGACGTGACGCTCGCCGAAGCACGCGGGCCGATGGGGTTGCACAAGAAGGATCACATTCGTGCGATGCTGCGAACGGAAATCGTTGGCGGCAAGTGGCGCGCGGCGGTGGGGCGCGACTGGGCCGAATCGGACGTGGAGGAACTCTACCGCTCCGTAACGCCGCTTCAGGTGGCCGCCGCGGAGAAATACAGCGGGCTGATCGCGGGCGTACCTGCGGTGGCGGACGCGCTCCGCGCGAAGGGGCTCAAGGTCGCCGCGAGCACCGGCTACTTCCACGAAGCCGCCGCGGTGGTGCGCTCGGCCGCGAAGCGCCAGGGGTTCGAGCCGGACTTCAACATCTGCGCGGACGACGTACTGGCCGGGCGCCCGGCCCCGTGGATGATTTTCCGCTGCATGGAAACTCTGAGCGTGTACCCACCCGCGGCCGTCGTGAAGGTCGGCGACACGGTGATCGACATCGAAGACGGCCGGAACGCCGGGTGCTGGAGCGTCGGCGTGATCGATTCGAGCAACGAGATGGGGCTGAGCGAAGCAGAATTTCGGTCGCTGACGGAAACCGAACGGAACGCGCGCCGAAAGGATATCACCGAGCGCTACCAAAAGGCCGGCGCGCACGCGGTGCTTCACGCCATCACTGACTTACCGGCTCTGATCGGCGATCTCAACGCTCGTTTGGCTCGCGGCGAGCGCCCGTAG
- a CDS encoding sulfite exporter TauE/SafE family protein has product MLIDFWTFAFLCVSAFFAGVMNSVAGGGTLLTFPALTALLTPAMANATSTVALLPGSFAGALGYRKELWECRRFVGRMIVPSIAGGFLGAWLVGKNEDTFATLVPWLILTAAVLFVVQAPLSQWVKQRAIAEGAHTDHHEPNGVTQALVIGFQFLVAVYGGYFGAGIGILMLSALGFMGVGDIHRMNAVKTFLAASINAASVVVFVRDELVNWECAGVMAVAAILGGYTGARVARRLPARYVRYSVIVIGFGLSAYYFVKKFV; this is encoded by the coding sequence ATGCTAATCGACTTCTGGACGTTCGCGTTCTTGTGCGTGTCTGCGTTCTTCGCGGGGGTAATGAACTCCGTCGCGGGCGGTGGCACGCTCCTCACGTTCCCCGCACTCACCGCGCTCCTTACGCCTGCGATGGCGAACGCCACAAGTACCGTCGCGCTGTTGCCGGGATCGTTCGCCGGGGCGCTCGGGTACCGCAAGGAACTGTGGGAGTGCCGGCGGTTCGTGGGGCGCATGATCGTGCCGAGTATCGCGGGCGGGTTCCTCGGTGCGTGGCTCGTCGGCAAGAACGAGGACACGTTCGCGACGTTGGTACCGTGGCTCATTCTCACGGCCGCGGTGCTGTTCGTGGTGCAGGCTCCGCTCTCGCAGTGGGTGAAACAGCGTGCAATCGCCGAAGGTGCGCACACGGATCACCACGAGCCGAACGGTGTGACGCAGGCTCTTGTAATCGGTTTCCAGTTTCTCGTCGCGGTGTACGGTGGATACTTCGGTGCGGGGATCGGCATTCTGATGCTGAGCGCGCTCGGGTTCATGGGTGTGGGCGACATCCACCGTATGAACGCGGTGAAAACGTTTCTGGCAGCCTCGATCAACGCCGCGAGTGTGGTGGTGTTCGTCCGCGACGAGCTGGTGAACTGGGAGTGTGCGGGTGTGATGGCCGTTGCCGCAATCCTCGGCGGCTACACGGGGGCGCGAGTCGCGCGCCGGTTGCCCGCGCGCTACGTCCGCTATTCCGTCATCGTGATTGGCTTCGGGCTGTCCGCGTACTACTTCGTCAAGAAGTTCGTGTAG
- a CDS encoding heavy metal translocating P-type ATPase, translated as MRAYCCFGCLSLGERACTDAGCYATAPGKSGRFDGLRLGIGVLVVGQSMIFGLALNVHDDVPPVIREFTQWFVFALTMLVVVLLGGPLISTAARELRRGRLTIEALFLLTMFGALGASLQAQITGRGKIYFEVVSVLLVVYTLGKVIGARSRAAALASSRAWGEQLATCRLVDGTGGTRTAPVVDVRPGDVVEVHPGELFAVDGVVRDGAGFVSETVVSGEPFAVVRRPGDRVVAGSASFDATFRVTATASGTEREIDRLLATVESARDKPLSLQGHADRLGQWFLPLVAFTAVGTFAYWTFFASAGWEAGLFNAMSVLLVACPCVIGLATPVVIWSALNRLAERGVIVRGGDAIERLATVGRVMFDKTGTLTEDRFALVDIETTATGSERTKLLGWLSLAQSQSNHPIAKPFADLPRNFAPGTEPRVASLVAIPGCGVIAELVEANGARHEIKIGTEEWVGGWAKPTPPAPLPEGKGEKNQTPRLSLNSAAPLSEKSGNKAVFVAVDGEFAATAVVAERLRDSTPQALEQLQQLGLPVEILTGDVTGRAEALGLPSARGGLLPDDKRAAVEAAKQRGENPLFVGDGINDASALAVAHVGVALSSGTDLAVNAAPVTLYHTDLRVLPWAVELSRDAVRAVRLNLTRALVYNLVGMTLAACGVLHPVVAAVLMVVSSLTLIFSSTRVGCGHLARPTPSERKGEKESAVILSPSPLGGGVGEELSAQPNPLTLFPRKEGGTEPNTAAPAPPSASSSSPCSGPREASLTGPESKERGGERFFLLFAHAGAFALQGGVFVLLLSSLRKPDAAVFTLTAFALAGGWLAIAWRRFDVPHWADMCFGMLTFGNLGMLLGWWADNDFGALHDHGCCACVEAMREGVMKPWMWVGMLVFANIAMRWLGRGPVPNADHAIAMYTGGNVGMVVGMVAGGWCAMQFQTENMVTAVATSFVGMTLGMLAGMLAGTWVTESLLVGVRAVGFWPKWANLKATRTS; from the coding sequence GTGCGAGCATACTGTTGCTTCGGCTGTTTGAGCCTCGGCGAACGGGCGTGTACGGACGCCGGGTGCTACGCAACGGCTCCTGGCAAGAGTGGCAGATTCGACGGGTTACGACTCGGAATCGGGGTGCTCGTTGTCGGGCAGTCGATGATTTTCGGCCTCGCGCTGAACGTACACGACGACGTTCCGCCGGTGATCCGCGAATTCACGCAGTGGTTCGTCTTCGCGCTCACCATGTTGGTTGTGGTCCTCCTCGGCGGTCCGCTCATCAGTACAGCAGCGCGGGAATTGCGCCGCGGGCGCCTCACGATCGAGGCACTGTTCCTACTCACGATGTTCGGCGCGCTCGGGGCGTCGCTCCAGGCACAAATCACCGGGCGCGGGAAGATCTATTTCGAGGTCGTGTCGGTCCTGCTCGTTGTATACACGCTCGGCAAGGTGATCGGGGCGCGATCACGGGCCGCGGCGCTCGCGAGTTCGCGCGCCTGGGGCGAGCAACTCGCGACGTGCCGCTTGGTCGACGGCACCGGCGGCACGCGCACCGCGCCCGTTGTGGACGTGCGCCCCGGGGACGTGGTGGAGGTCCACCCGGGCGAGTTGTTCGCGGTGGACGGGGTCGTTCGCGACGGCGCGGGTTTCGTGTCGGAAACCGTCGTAAGCGGCGAGCCGTTCGCAGTGGTTCGGCGCCCGGGGGACCGGGTGGTGGCCGGGTCCGCATCTTTCGACGCGACCTTTCGCGTCACCGCGACCGCGAGCGGCACCGAGCGCGAAATCGACCGACTGCTTGCGACCGTGGAATCTGCACGCGACAAACCGCTGTCGTTGCAGGGGCACGCGGACCGGCTCGGCCAGTGGTTCCTGCCGTTGGTGGCGTTCACAGCGGTCGGCACATTCGCATATTGGACGTTTTTCGCGTCGGCTGGGTGGGAAGCCGGCCTATTTAACGCGATGTCCGTGCTGCTGGTCGCGTGCCCGTGCGTGATCGGTTTGGCGACGCCAGTGGTCATTTGGTCCGCGCTCAACCGACTCGCTGAGCGCGGGGTGATCGTTCGCGGGGGTGACGCCATCGAGCGCCTCGCGACCGTGGGTCGCGTAATGTTCGACAAGACCGGCACACTGACAGAAGACCGCTTCGCGCTCGTCGACATCGAAACAACCGCGACCGGTTCCGAGCGCACAAAGCTCCTCGGCTGGCTGTCACTCGCTCAATCGCAGAGTAACCACCCGATCGCGAAACCGTTCGCCGACTTACCGCGGAATTTTGCACCGGGTACGGAACCGCGTGTGGCGTCGCTCGTGGCGATTCCGGGCTGCGGGGTGATCGCGGAACTCGTCGAAGCGAACGGGGCGCGACACGAAATCAAGATCGGGACAGAAGAGTGGGTGGGGGGGTGGGCAAAACCTACCCCCCCAGCCCCCCTCCCTGAAGGGAAGGGGGAGAAAAATCAGACACCGCGTCTCTCCTTAAACTCTGCGGCGCCCCTTTCAGAAAAGAGTGGTAACAAAGCCGTTTTCGTCGCAGTTGATGGCGAATTTGCCGCGACCGCGGTCGTCGCCGAACGGTTGCGCGATTCCACTCCTCAAGCACTCGAACAGTTGCAACAACTCGGCCTGCCGGTCGAAATCCTGACGGGCGACGTAACCGGCCGCGCGGAGGCACTTGGGCTTCCATCTGCACGCGGAGGATTACTCCCGGACGATAAGCGCGCGGCCGTCGAAGCGGCGAAACAAAGGGGCGAGAACCCGCTGTTCGTCGGGGACGGGATCAACGACGCCTCCGCGCTCGCGGTCGCGCACGTCGGCGTGGCCCTTTCGAGCGGAACCGATCTCGCCGTTAATGCCGCTCCGGTCACTCTCTACCACACGGACCTCCGCGTGCTCCCGTGGGCCGTGGAACTCAGCCGCGACGCGGTCCGCGCCGTGCGGCTGAACCTGACCCGCGCGCTGGTCTACAACCTCGTCGGTATGACACTCGCCGCGTGCGGGGTACTTCACCCCGTCGTCGCGGCCGTGCTAATGGTGGTGTCGAGCCTCACGCTGATCTTCTCGTCCACGCGCGTGGGGTGCGGGCACTTGGCGAGACCTACCCCCTCTGAAAGGAAAGGGGAGAAAGAATCAGCAGTGATTTTAAGCCCCTCTCCCCTTGGGGGAGGGGTTGGGGAGGAGTTATCGGCACAACCTAACCCCCTAACCCTCTTCCCTAGGAAGGAAGGGGGAACAGAACCAAATACAGCCGCCCCCGCACCACCTTCTGCCTCAAGCTCCTCTCCGTGCTCCGGCCCGCGAGAAGCTTCGCTGACAGGGCCGGAGAGCAAGGAGAGGGGGGGGGAGAGGTTCTTTCTCCTGTTCGCCCACGCCGGCGCGTTCGCGTTACAGGGGGGCGTCTTCGTGCTACTCCTGTCGTCGTTGCGCAAGCCCGACGCAGCCGTATTCACGCTCACCGCGTTCGCGCTGGCTGGAGGCTGGCTCGCGATCGCGTGGCGACGATTCGATGTTCCGCACTGGGCCGATATGTGCTTCGGGATGCTCACATTCGGCAACCTGGGCATGCTGCTCGGCTGGTGGGCCGATAACGACTTCGGCGCCCTTCACGACCACGGGTGCTGTGCGTGCGTGGAGGCGATGCGCGAGGGCGTGATGAAGCCGTGGATGTGGGTCGGGATGCTGGTATTCGCGAACATCGCGATGCGCTGGTTGGGCCGCGGACCCGTACCGAACGCGGACCACGCGATCGCAATGTACACGGGTGGGAACGTCGGCATGGTGGTCGGAATGGTCGCAGGGGGCTGGTGCGCGATGCAGTTTCAGACGGAGAACATGGTCACCGCGGTCGCAACCAGTTTCGTGGGAATGACACTCGGGATGCTCGCCGGAATGCTCGCCGGCACGTGGGTGACGGAGAGTCTTTTAGTGGGAGTTCGTGCGGTCGGGTTCTGGCCCAAATGGGCGAACCTCAAGGCTACACGAACTTCTTGA
- a CDS encoding lactate racemase domain-containing protein, which produces MDIPRVQLVRQTAPQPSVANVAATVRELWLGSKTAKRIKPGMKVAVACGSRGINNYLTLARATVDAIKELGAQPFVVAAMGSHGGATPEGQRELLASYNLDEAHLGVPVVTDMDAENIGTNSWGQPVWWDKNALKADAVVTVSRVKPHTDFRGKFESGILKMLVIGLGKRHGADQVHSFGTRGLRDMIPESGQVILNKTPFIGGLAILENAKEETAKLEVLDRDDLWDREPVLLEEARALMGRLPFKGADVLIIGECGKNYSGAGMDPNVIGRMLIEATPEAETNDPRIVRIGVLDVSPESHGNATGIGLADLTTNRALAGIVQGPFRMNNLTARSLWRSKLPFGFETDREVVANCVETCWQPEADKVKLCVIPNTLEVVEMWVSAPLAADLKGHPHLEFVGEPAPLPFDAVGNIAQEQMFPHSVRGRRRAAH; this is translated from the coding sequence GTGGACATTCCCCGCGTTCAGCTCGTCCGCCAAACCGCCCCGCAACCGTCCGTCGCCAACGTCGCTGCTACCGTGCGCGAGCTGTGGCTCGGGTCCAAAACCGCGAAGCGCATCAAGCCCGGAATGAAGGTCGCCGTGGCGTGCGGCAGTCGCGGGATCAACAACTACCTCACGCTCGCCCGCGCCACCGTTGATGCCATCAAAGAATTGGGTGCCCAGCCGTTCGTGGTGGCCGCGATGGGGTCGCACGGTGGAGCTACGCCCGAGGGCCAGCGCGAGTTGCTCGCCAGTTACAACCTCGACGAAGCGCACCTCGGCGTTCCGGTCGTCACGGACATGGACGCCGAGAACATCGGCACGAACTCGTGGGGCCAACCGGTTTGGTGGGACAAGAACGCGCTCAAGGCCGACGCCGTGGTAACGGTGTCGCGCGTAAAGCCACACACGGACTTTCGGGGGAAGTTCGAGAGCGGCATTCTGAAGATGCTCGTGATCGGGTTGGGGAAGCGCCACGGGGCCGATCAGGTTCACAGCTTCGGGACGCGCGGGCTGCGCGACATGATCCCGGAATCGGGCCAAGTCATTCTGAACAAGACACCGTTCATCGGCGGGTTGGCGATCCTCGAGAACGCGAAAGAAGAAACCGCGAAACTCGAAGTGCTCGACCGCGACGACCTCTGGGACCGCGAGCCGGTACTGCTCGAAGAGGCGCGGGCACTGATGGGCCGGTTGCCGTTCAAAGGGGCGGACGTGCTCATCATCGGTGAGTGCGGCAAGAACTACTCCGGCGCCGGGATGGACCCGAACGTGATCGGCCGGATGCTGATCGAAGCGACCCCGGAGGCCGAGACGAACGACCCGCGCATCGTCCGCATCGGCGTACTGGACGTGTCACCCGAGAGCCACGGCAACGCGACCGGGATCGGGCTGGCGGACCTCACCACGAACCGCGCTCTAGCCGGAATCGTGCAGGGGCCATTCCGCATGAACAACCTCACGGCCCGGTCACTGTGGCGGAGCAAGCTCCCGTTCGGGTTCGAGACGGACCGCGAGGTGGTCGCGAACTGCGTGGAGACGTGCTGGCAGCCCGAAGCCGACAAGGTGAAGCTCTGCGTGATCCCGAACACGCTCGAAGTGGTGGAGATGTGGGTGTCCGCGCCGCTCGCGGCCGACCTGAAGGGGCACCCGCACCTAGAGTTCGTCGGCGAACCGGCTCCACTGCCCTTTGATGCCGTGGGGAACATAGCGCAAGAACAAATGTTCCCGCACAGCGTGCGGGGGCGCCGACGGGCCGCTCACTAA
- a CDS encoding M28 family peptidase, whose amino-acid sequence MPAPFRPLVGTLAVVALLAITAPAPAQKPFDDPVLERMRKDIFFLASQECEGRGIDTKGIEKAADRVADVFRESGLKPAMKDGSYFQPFSVTMSSKLGAPTELALAGPDGAKKEPKLNTDYSPMGFSPTSKVSGDLVFAGYGITAPGLKYDDYAGLDVEGKIVVILRRTPRYNEKGDKRFDTTVNASDDSTHAAFATKIEVAQKHKAAGLVIVNDTSAAGKNDPIAQYGQHASGTAPAKFPVLFLKRAVLDEILTAVKEKSLTEIETAINENLKPQSFAIKGWKADAEVTVDRKEVKVKNVVGVLEGAGPLKDETVVIGAHYDHVGYGGFGSAGGPTAKGKIHYGADDNASGTTGLMELARRFGAIKNRQGRRIVFIAFSAEEIGLVGSQFYCKEPLFPLDKTVAMINMDMIGRTKPVPTDWLGLFGKKDRLVVYGTGTSDGFAELVQEANKKPDFKLSVLPAGTGPSDHDSFYRKKIPVLFLYTGTHGEYHKPTDVPEKIDVPGMKKTTDFAEYLLTDLSTRESPPKYIAVKDPWVDPTESRPARVMGPRLGILPSYTFEGEGVLLDGVSPGGAAEKAGLKEGDIIVEVGGKATPNVGAYMTAMGAQKAGNAIDIVVERKGKKLTLKAKPE is encoded by the coding sequence ATGCCAGCCCCGTTCCGCCCACTCGTGGGCACACTCGCGGTCGTCGCGTTGCTCGCGATCACCGCCCCCGCGCCGGCCCAGAAGCCGTTCGACGACCCGGTGCTCGAACGGATGCGAAAGGACATTTTCTTCCTCGCCAGCCAGGAGTGCGAGGGCCGCGGGATCGACACGAAGGGCATCGAGAAGGCCGCCGACCGCGTCGCGGACGTGTTCCGGGAATCCGGACTGAAGCCCGCAATGAAGGACGGTTCGTACTTCCAGCCGTTCAGCGTCACGATGTCGTCGAAGCTCGGGGCACCGACCGAGCTCGCGCTCGCCGGTCCCGACGGTGCGAAAAAGGAACCGAAGCTCAACACCGATTACAGCCCGATGGGGTTCAGCCCCACGAGCAAGGTGTCGGGCGATCTCGTGTTCGCCGGGTACGGGATCACGGCCCCGGGCCTGAAGTACGACGACTACGCGGGACTCGACGTGGAGGGCAAGATCGTCGTGATCTTGCGCCGCACGCCGCGCTACAACGAGAAGGGCGACAAGCGGTTCGACACCACCGTGAACGCGAGCGACGACAGCACCCACGCGGCGTTCGCCACCAAGATCGAAGTGGCCCAGAAGCACAAGGCGGCCGGCCTCGTCATCGTGAACGACACGAGCGCCGCGGGGAAGAACGACCCGATCGCCCAGTACGGGCAGCACGCGAGCGGCACGGCGCCGGCCAAGTTCCCAGTACTATTCCTCAAGCGGGCCGTTCTCGACGAGATCCTGACCGCCGTAAAGGAAAAGTCACTGACCGAGATCGAAACCGCGATCAACGAGAACCTGAAGCCGCAATCGTTCGCAATTAAGGGCTGGAAGGCAGACGCGGAAGTGACTGTGGACCGCAAAGAGGTGAAGGTGAAGAACGTGGTCGGCGTGCTGGAAGGCGCGGGGCCACTGAAGGACGAAACGGTCGTCATCGGCGCGCACTACGACCACGTCGGCTATGGCGGCTTCGGGAGCGCTGGTGGCCCGACGGCCAAGGGCAAGATCCACTACGGCGCCGATGACAACGCGAGCGGAACCACGGGGTTGATGGAACTCGCCCGCCGGTTCGGGGCGATCAAGAACCGCCAGGGCCGGCGCATCGTGTTCATCGCGTTCTCGGCAGAAGAGATCGGGCTGGTCGGGTCGCAGTTCTACTGCAAGGAGCCGCTGTTCCCGCTCGACAAGACGGTCGCGATGATCAACATGGACATGATCGGCCGCACGAAGCCGGTACCGACCGACTGGCTCGGGCTGTTCGGTAAGAAGGACCGGCTCGTGGTGTACGGTACCGGCACCAGCGACGGGTTCGCGGAACTGGTTCAGGAAGCCAACAAGAAACCCGACTTCAAGCTCAGCGTCCTCCCGGCCGGCACCGGCCCCAGCGACCACGACTCGTTCTACCGCAAGAAGATCCCGGTACTGTTCCTCTACACCGGCACCCACGGCGAGTACCACAAGCCGACCGACGTCCCCGAGAAGATCGACGTTCCCGGCATGAAGAAGACGACCGACTTCGCCGAGTACCTCCTGACGGACCTGAGCACGCGCGAAAGCCCGCCGAAGTACATCGCGGTGAAAGACCCGTGGGTCGACCCGACCGAATCGCGCCCGGCGCGCGTGATGGGTCCGCGCCTGGGCATCCTGCCGAGCTACACCTTCGAGGGCGAGGGCGTTCTGCTCGACGGCGTGTCGCCCGGCGGCGCGGCCGAAAAAGCCGGTCTCAAAGAAGGCGACATCATCGTGGAAGTCGGCGGAAAGGCGACCCCCAACGTCGGCGCGTACATGACCGCGATGGGCGCACAGAAAGCCGGCAACGCCATTGACATCGTCGTCGAGCGCAAGGGCAAGAAACTCACCCTGAAGGCCAAACCGGAATAG